From one Bos indicus isolate NIAB-ARS_2022 breed Sahiwal x Tharparkar chromosome 16, NIAB-ARS_B.indTharparkar_mat_pri_1.0, whole genome shotgun sequence genomic stretch:
- the TEDDM1 gene encoding transmembrane epididymal protein 1, translating to MGTFIGHMYPGLFLLAYGLYRAVVVSKAVILSDSFPDPSLPPKNKGRWARLWKMSHRGLLKMLAGFGLMAYEISCVERGLTLMNRDLPPRFMYAKQWQHLTMFILLTLNGCIDIMSKNLLPQRCVPLEKGILVLTFYVLLLLLVSHVQDSVGVEMHVHSLLILVVLLLMLVFTAKLWAPDTFQLAVIETFLFQMMGSWLVQAGFILYKPVSGYPWEDDNISDIMFVTTFFCWHVMINALCLLGIYGVSSFWHRCYHPSWKLTGSREAPGYIYSRRPLYQLLQEVEQSEKDDQALLSKSSP from the coding sequence ATGGGAACCTTTATCGGTCACATGTATCCAGGGTTGTTCCTACTCGCATACGGACTGTATCGAGCGGTAGTGGTCTCCAAAGCTGTGATACTCAGCGACTCTTTCCCGGATCCTTCTTTGCCTCCCAAGAATAAGGGGAGATGGGCCAGGCTGTGGAAAATGTCCCACAGAGGTTTGCTGAAGATGCTGGCCGGCTTTGGCTTGATGGCGTATGAGATCAGCTGTGTTGAGAGAGGATTGACGCTGATGAACAGGGACCTGCCACCAAGATTCATGTACGCCAAACAGTGGCAGCACCTCACCATGTTCATCCTCCTCACCCTCAACGGCTGTATAGACATCATGAGCAAAAACTTGCTGCCCCAACGCTGTGTGCCCCTAGAGAAAGGGATCTTGGTGCTGACCTTTTATGTGCTCCTGCTGCTGTTGGTGTCGCATGTCCAGGACTCCGTGGGGGTGGAGATGCATGTTCACTCTCTGCTCATCTTGGTGGTGTTGCTGCTGATGCTGGTGTTCACCGCCAAGCTGTGGGCTCCAGACACGTTTCAACTCGCTGTGATCGAGACCTTTCTGTTTCAGATGATGGGTTCCTGGCTGGTACAGGCGGGCTTCATTCTGTACAAACCAGTCTCTGGCTACCCGTGGGAGGATGATAACATTAGTGACATCATGTTTGTTACCACCTTCTTCTGCTGGCATGTGATGATCAATGCTTTGTGCCTGCTGGGTATCTATGGAGTGTCTTCCTTTTGGCATCGTTGCTACCATCCTAGCTGGAAGCTGACGGGGTCCAGAGAAGCTCCAGGTTACATATACTCCAGGAGACCCCTCTACCAATTGCTACAGGAAGTGGAGCAGTCAGAGAAAGATGACCAGGCTCTGCTTTCAAAGAGTTCACCCTGA